A genomic region of Pyrus communis chromosome 14, drPyrComm1.1, whole genome shotgun sequence contains the following coding sequences:
- the LOC137714182 gene encoding cytokinin riboside 5'-monophosphate phosphoribohydrolase LOG8-like encodes MQLMGKFKRMCVFCGSNSGHRKIFSDAALQLGKELVERKMDLVYGGGSVGLMGLVSQTVYDGGCHVLGVIPTVLIPLEISGNSVGEVLVVSDMHERKAEMARRADAFIALPGGYGTMEELLEMITWSQLGIHHKPVGLLNIDGYYDCLLRLFDKGVEEGFINLSSRNIVISAKTATELIQKMEEYIPLHNQVAPQNWNVEENHANGLF; translated from the exons ATGCAATTGATGGGTAAGTTCAAAAGGATGTGTGTATTTTGTGGAAGTAATTCAGGGCACAGAAAGATATTCAGTGATGCAGCTCTTCAACTTGGGAAAGAACTG GTGGAGAGGAAGATGGATTTGGTGTATGGAGGAGGAAGTGTAGGGTTGATGGGGTTGGTTTCTCAAACAGTTTATGATGGCGGATGTCATGTTCTTGG AGTAATCCCAACAGTCCTAATTCCCCTtgag ATATCAGGTAATTCAGTAGGAGAAGTATTGGTTGTATCGGATATGCATGAAAGAAAGGCTGAGATGGCACGTCGAGCTGATGCTTTCATTGCATTGCCTg GTGGGTATGGAACCATGGAAGAGTTGCTTGAGATGATAACATGGTCTCAGCTTGGAATCCATCATAAACCA GTGGGTCTCTTGAACATTGATGGGTATTATGATTGCTTGCTTCGTCTGTTTGACAAAGGTGTGGAAGAGGGGTTTATCAATTTATCTTCTAGGAATATTGTCATATCTGCAAAAACTGCTACAGAGCTGATACAGAAGATGGAG GAATACATACCTTTGCATAATCAAGTGGCTCCCCAAAACTGGAATGTGGAGGAAAACCATGCAAATGGTTTGTTTTAG
- the LOC137714180 gene encoding uncharacterized protein has product MKESNRTTEPIGQNIIKLISNLCFSVFVFSVLIITVIAITYQPPDPWLESAPALTKLFTASENATFKNDDSVLKTGEDLPLSPAVPAPSSGFAITEAVIAKAEAEVSSSTNSTVSDGLNCEDLERVNCSDPRALIAVERFNLRLFKNIVFLEYQTPVNGSKEDECDVLWKFRNRKEKSWRKYRDFRRFKLGFGVNCTYKVVHARGWHSGINARRARMISSNGTRGGGNAKIAPPVRDEQINDTIPSLGSDRNFRRGRYLYYSRGGDYCKGMNQFQWSFLCGLGEAMYLNRTFVMDLSVCLAGSYTASNKDEEEKDFRYYFDYEHLKETASIVDEVEFLQDWKKWDRSHKRKVPVKKVASHKVTPMQLKKERSTIIWRQFDGPEPENYWYRVCEGQAAKYVQRPWHALWKSKRLMNIVTEISGKMDWDFDAVHVVRGEKAQNKELWPHLDHDTSPDMLLEKVKTMVQPWRNLYIATNEPFYNYFDKLRSQYKVHLLDDYKELWSNTSEWYNETSILNNGRPVDFDGYMRVEVDTEVLYRAKTRVETFYNLTADCKDGINTC; this is encoded by the coding sequence ATGAAAGAATCGAATCGGACCACCGAGCCCATCGGGCAAAACATCATCAAACTCATCAGCAATCTCTGTTTCTCTGTTTTTGTATTTTCGGTGCTTATAATTACTGTAATTGCCATCACCTACCAACCCCCAGATCCATGGCTGGAGTCAGCTCCGGCCTTAACAAAACTCTTCACCGCTTCCGAGAACGCCACTTTCAAAAATGACGACTCTGTCCTCAAAACCGGCGAGGATTTACCTCTTTCCCCCGCCGTTCCTGCGCCTTCTTCGGGTTTTGCAATCACGGAGGCTGTGATTGCGAAAGCCGAAGCCGAGGTCTCTAGTTCGACCAATTCGACCGTGTCGGACGGGTTGAATTGTGAGGATTTGGAGAGAGTGAATTGCTCTGACCCACGGGCTTTGATTGCGGTGGAGAGATTTAATTTGAGGTTGTTTAAGAACATTGTCTTCTTGGAGTATCAGACGCCTGTTAATGGGTCGAAAGAGGATGAATGTGACGTGTTGTGGAAATTTAGGAACAGAAAGGAGAAGTCTTGGAGGAAGTATAGGGATTTTAGGAGGTTTAAGCTCGGATTCGGAGTGAATTGTACTTATAAGGTGGTGCACGCCAGAGGGTGGCATTCAGGTATTAATGCGAGGAGGGCGAGGATGATTAGTAGCAATGGCACCAGGGGTGGTGGGAATGCTAAAATCGCCCCACCAGTTCGTGATGAACAGATCAATGATACAATCCCTAGCTTGGGATCGGATAGGAATTTTAGGAGGGGGAGGTACTTGTACTATTCGCGTGGAGGGGATTATTGCAAGGGGATGAATCAGTTCCAATGGAGTTTCTTGTGTGGTTTAGGTGAGGCTATGTATTTGAACAGGACGTTTGTGATGGATTTGAGTGTCTGCTTGGCGGGGAGTTATACTGCGAGTAATAAAGATGAGGAGGAGAAAGATTTTCGGTATTACTTTGATTATGAACATCTGAAGGAAACTGCCTCGATTGTGGATGAGGTTGAATTTCTGCAGGATTGGAAGAAGTGGGATCGGAGCCATAAGAGGAAAGTGCCCGTTAAGAAGGTTGCGAGCCATAAGGTGACCCCAATGCAACTCAAGAAAGAGAGGAGCACGATTATATGGAGGCAGTTTGATGGTCCGGAGCCAGAGAACTACTGGTACAGGGTATGCGAAGGACAGGCTGCTAAGTACGTTCAGAGGCCGTGGCATGCCCTGTGGAAATCAAAGAGATTGATGAATATTGTTACAGAGATAAGTGGGAAAATGGACTGGGATTTTGATGCTGTTCATGTTGTGCGAGGAGAGAAGGCACAGAATAAGGAGCTTTGGCCTCACCTCGATCATGATACATCCCCCGACATGCTTCTTGAGAAGGTTAAGACGATGGTGCAGCCTTGGAGGAATCTTTATATAGCCACCAATGAACCGTTCTACAATTACTTCGATAAACTGAGGTCGCAGTACAAGGTTCATTTGCTTGATGACTACAAAGAACTTTGGAGTAACACAAGTGAATGGTACAATGAGACTAGCATTTTAAACAACGGACGACCAGTTGACTTTGATGGATACATGAGGGTTGAAGTGGATACCGAGGTTCTTTACAGGGCAAAGACGCGTGTGGAAACATTCTATAATTTGACGGCAGATTGCAAGGACGGAATCAACACATGCTGA
- the LOC137714179 gene encoding IQ domain-containing protein IQM2-like: MGISFSCPFSQYGDLESGLESVIVRSISFGHDEVKTPVRSVSFNSGDAEPTIMKSLGSGKMTLETSVSFKGRELEKMMLHKAPSLEKSKNDASFSPFSKEMNVAPISPIRKETDIHSPRSDSPLGMVRPSQLLDPASPKHMAAIKLQKVYKSFRTRRKLADCAVLVEQSWWKLLDFAELKRSSISFFEIEKHETAISRWSRARTRAAKVGKGLSKNEKAQKLALQHWLEAIDPRHRYGHNLHFYYVKWLHCQSREPFFYWLDIGEGKEVNLVEKCPRSKLQQQCIKYLGPMERMAYEVVLEDGKLFFKQSGELLHTTGESDGAKWIFVLSASRTLYVGKKKKGTFQHSSFLAGGATSAAGRLVVEHGIIKAVWPHSGHYRPTEENFRDFLSFLEENNVDLTDVKLSPVDEEEEGSLGKKRSSAHIRCNSSEEDLLPNVCDLKTEETIDEDLIPEDTDSVGQAAAIDSHMSSRPHCFSRKLSNLAIRNRERYLEKVESATQPAGSSCSGIPVENPVDGYETVDETLPSEQDYMVSKKNLFEENHEEKEEEAVPQESILKRINSHKGMESFQLGRQLSCKWTTGAGPRIGCVRDYPSELQFRALEHVNLSPRSAAGLRSYFSPQITSALSPRVLTPTKCVGEVEALVSSPALERGKFSSKSISLPRTQSFQLFTGSRATAIANVS, from the exons ATGGGGATTTCCTTTTCTTGCCCATTTTCGCAGTACGGTGATTTGGAAAGTGGGTTAGAATCAGTCATTGTAAGGTCTATCAGCTTTGGACACGATGAAGTTAAAACTCCGGTTAGATCAGTTAGTTTCAATAGTGGTGATGCAGAACCCACAATAATGAAATCCTTAGGTTCTGGAAAGATGACACTTGAAACTTCTGTTAGCTTTAAAGGGAGAGAGTTAGAGAAAATGATGTTGCACAAGGCTCCTTCGTTAGAAAAGAGCAAGAACGATGCATCATTCAGCCCTTTCAGCAAAGAAATGAACGTTGCACCAATCAGCCCCATTAGAAAAGAGACTGACATTCACTCCCCAAGATCAGATAGTCCTCTGGGGATGGTCCGGCCCTCGCAACTTTTGGATCCCGCCAGCCCCAAACACATGGCCGCAATTAAATTGCAGAAGGTATACAAAAGCTTCCGAACCAGACGAAAGCTAGCAGATTGTGCAGTTCTTGTTGAACAGAGCTG GTGGAAGCTATTAGATTTCGCTGAGCTCAAGCGGAGTTCTATTTCATTCTTTGAAATCGAGAAACATGAAACTGCCATTTCGCGTTGGTCTAGAGCAAGGACCAGAGCCGCAAAG GTTGGAAAAGGTctatcaaagaatgaaaaagcaCAAAAGCTTGCTTTGCAGCACTGGCTTGAGGCG ATTGATCCAAGGCATCGGTACGGACATAACCTACACTTTTACTACGTTAAATGGCTTCACTGTCAGAGTAGAGAACCGTTCTTCTACTGGCTAGACATAGGAGAAGGGAAGGAAGTAAATCTTGTTGAAAAATGCCCTCGATCGAAACTTCAACAGCAGTGTATCAAGTACCTCGGACCG ATGGAAAGAATGGCCTATGAAGTTGTTTTGGAGGATGGAAAATTATTCTTCAAGCAATCAGGGGAGCTCCTCCATACAACCGGAGAATCCGATGGTGCCAAATGGATTTTTGTCCTCAGTGCTTCTAGAACCTTATATGtaggcaagaaaaagaaggggACATTTCAGCATTCAAGTTTTTTGGCTGGAGGAGCCACATCTGCTGCTGGGAGATTAGTTGTTGAACACGGTATCATTAAG GCTGTTTGGCCTCACAGTGGTCACTATCGGCCTACAGAAGAAAATTTCAGAGACTTTCTTTCATTCCTTGAAGAGAACAACGTGGATCTTACAGATGTTAAG TTAAGTCCTGTTGATGAGGAAGAGGAGGGTTCGCTTGGCAAGAAAAGAAGCAGTGCTCATATTAGATGCAACTCATCTGAGGAGGACTTGCTCCCAAATGTATGTGATTTAAAGACTGAAGAGACTATTGACGAAGACTTGATTCCGGAGGACACTGATTCAGTAGGACAAGCTGCTGCAATCGACTCTCATATGTCAAGCCGGCCCCACTGTTTTAGCAGAAAATTGTCTAATCTTGCAATACGAAACAGGGAAAGGTATTTGGAGAAGGTAGAGAGCGCAACTCAACCTGCTGGTTCAAGTTGCAGCGGTATTCCAGTAGAAAATCCAGTTGATGGTTATGAAACGGTGGATGAAACTCTCCCATCGGAACAGGATTACATGGTTTCAAAGAAGAACCTATTTGAAGAAAACCatgaggagaaggaggaagaagcgGTTCCTCAAGAATCAATTCTCAAAAGGATTAACTCACACAAGGGAATGGAATCATTCCAACTTGGAAGGCAGTTATCATGCAAATGGACAACGGGAGCTGGACCTCGCATTGGTTGTGTGAGGGACTATCCCTCGGAGCTCCAGTTCCGAGCACTGGAGCACGTGAACTTGTCTCCACGAAGTGCTGCCGGTTTGAGGTCATACTTCTCTCCTCAGATCACCAGTGCGTTGAGTCCAAGGGTGTTGACACCCACAAAATGTGTTGGGGAGGTGGAAGCACTCGTAAGCTCCCCGGCACTTGAGAGAGGAAAGTTTTCTTCAAAAAGCATTAGCCTTCCTAGAACTCAGTCCTTCCAACTTTTTACGGGAAGTAGAGCAACCGCCATTGCTAATGTCTCATGA